The Haliaeetus albicilla chromosome 4, bHalAlb1.1, whole genome shotgun sequence genomic sequence CGCgcccgggggccgcggcggctcGCGCGGCGCCGCATCCCACCGTCGCGACCCGCGTTGCGCCGGGGGCAGCCGGCGCCCGTCGCCTCCCTCCCGGGGCTTCACCCCGCGGGCGGCCCGGGAGGGGTAGGCAGGGGCTCCCGCGGGGGTGAGGAGGCCGGGGTCGGGCTCCTCGGGCCGGCAACTTCCCCCTCCCGCCAGGAGCCCGGCCCTAAGTCCAGGCAGCGtcccgggccgggggggggtgctgaggcgcggggcgggggctgcCGCCTGCCCGCAGCGGCCGCTTCCCCGGCGCCCCCGGCCCAGGagaggcggcggggccggtcGCGGGGCCGGtcgcggggcggggccggggggggggacatgaAGCCGGGCCCGTCTTGCCCGCTGGGCGCGCGCTGTTTTCGGAAAGTTTGCCGGCCGtgcggggagcggcggggcgcCTCCGGGCAGGCGGCGGGGGCAGAGGCGCGGAAAGTTTCCCCGCGGGCGGCTCGGCCGCTCCCGGGGgtcggcggcggcgggcggcgagTAACGcgctctcctccctccttcccttcctccctccctccctcccgctccCGCGCAGGACCGCACCCCCAGCGCCTCCCCAGACTTGGCCAAGCACTCGCCCCTGGCTCTTCTGGCCGCCACCTGTAGCCGGATCGGGCAGCCGGGCGCAGCGCCCTCGGATTTCCTGCAGGTCTCCTACGACCCGACGCTGGGATCCCCCTCCAGGATCTTCCACCCGTGGAGCGGCGAGATGCCGGCGCACTCCCCGGGCGGGCTGCCGCCGCCGCACCCCAGCCTGGGGCTGACCCCGCAGAAGAACCACCTGCAGCCCTCCTTCGGCGGGTCGCACGAACTGCCCCTCACCCCCCCGGCGGACCCCTCCTACCCCTACGAGTTTTCCCCCGTCAAGATGCTGCCCTCCTCCATGGCCGCCCTGCCGTCCAGCTGCCCCCCCGCCTACGTCCCCTACGCCGCCCAGGCCGCCCTGCCGCCCGGCTACTCCAACCTGCTGCCGCCCGCGCAGCcctgccggcagctctcgccCAACCCGCCGCCCGAGGACATCCCCTGGTGGAGCATCCAGCAGGCCGGCGCCCCGGCCGGCTGCGGCCACCGCTTCCCCGCGGCCGCGGCGCTGCCGCGGAGCCTGGTGCTGGGCCACTCGGACTTCGCCCAGTACCAGACGCAGATCGCCGCCCTGCTGCAGACCAAGTCTCCCCTGGCGGCCACGGCCAGGAGGtgccgccgctgccgctgccccaACTGCCAGTCGGCCGCGGGCAGCGCCCCCGAGGCGGAGCCGGGCAAGAAGAAGCAGCACATCTGCCACATCCCCGGCTGCGGCAAGGTGTACGGCAAGACCTCGCACCTGAAGGCGCACCTGCGCTGGCACACGGGCGAGCGGCCCTTCGTCTGCAACTGGCTCTTCTGCGGGAAGAGCTTCACCCGCTCCGACGAGCTGCAGCGGCACCTGCGGACTCACACGGGCGAGAAGCGCTTCGTCTGCCCCGAGTGCGGGAAGCGCTTCATGCGCAGCGACCACCTGGCCAAGCACGTCAAGACCCACCAGAACAAGAAGCTGAAGGCGGCGGCGGACGGCGTCAAGCGGGAGGACGGCCGCGACCTGTGACCgccggccggcggggcgggacCGGCCCGGgaccggcggcggccgccgcacctgcgggccgagccgagccgcgcCTGCGGCGGGGACCCGGGCTGAGGGCGCTCCGCGGCCGGGGAGAGCGCGGCCGGCTCTCGGACTCGCGTCGGGCCCGGCGAGCGGGGAGCTCGGCTGGGGGCGGCGCCGGGAGGAGCCACGGCCCCCGCGGACCCTCGGGCCCGGGACTGGACGCTCGCAgggccccggcgccgccgccgcgcagcc encodes the following:
- the SP5 gene encoding transcription factor Sp5, translated to MAAVAVLRNDSLQAFLQDRTPSASPDLAKHSPLALLAATCSRIGQPGAAPSDFLQVSYDPTLGSPSRIFHPWSGEMPAHSPGGLPPPHPSLGLTPQKNHLQPSFGGSHELPLTPPADPSYPYEFSPVKMLPSSMAALPSSCPPAYVPYAAQAALPPGYSNLLPPAQPCRQLSPNPPPEDIPWWSIQQAGAPAGCGHRFPAAAALPRSLVLGHSDFAQYQTQIAALLQTKSPLAATARRCRRCRCPNCQSAAGSAPEAEPGKKKQHICHIPGCGKVYGKTSHLKAHLRWHTGERPFVCNWLFCGKSFTRSDELQRHLRTHTGEKRFVCPECGKRFMRSDHLAKHVKTHQNKKLKAAADGVKREDGRDL